From a single Leishmania braziliensis MHOM/BR/75/M2904 complete genome, chromosome 28 genomic region:
- a CDS encoding putative eukaryotic translation initiation factor: MNPSAAAFIPQKSNAKGEPTPSSVAAVTKPPSAQLVTKLSAAAQPFVPGGPKQMSATPMVADTKVVTEDGKTTVPLPTDSLPSSAAAAGAAKKEVDENEDSQLDWLPEAQPVDWSGSKLPKLFGCHNTAAKATSSAIPLHASWDLYADDHQGSSNTASHSSPSSTMSFEPIFVSNVSDVESFWRLWRYLPTPSALPTVYTYSWFRKYIKPEWEHPRNKKGGTITIVVFDRDRSGLSDKQVLDDVFMAMLVGAVGESFHECSTTLNGVMLKVRSNKPVTLQLWTAHSEVGKLRAFANSVRDALSKIMGAKTLQKLEYYSHHQKHAAENSLAARMKGKTKISPDHTF, translated from the coding sequence ATGAACCCGTCTGCCGCAGCATTCATACCACAGAAAAGCAATGCGAAGGGGGAGCCAACGCCGTCCTCGGTGGCTGCGGTCACCAAGCCGCCGTCAGCGCAGCTGGTGACCAAGCTGAGCGCGGCCGCCCAGCCATTCGTTCCTGGTGGCCCAAAGCAGATGTCGGCGACACCGATGGTCGCCGACACCAAAGTGGTCACTGAGGACGGAAAGACGACTGTGCCACTGCCAACCGACTCGTTGCCcagctctgccgctgctgcgggtgcagCAAAGAAGGAGGTGGACGAAAATGAGGACTCTCAGCTGGACTGGCTGCCGGAGGCACAGCCCGTGGACTGGTCGGGGAGCAAGCTGCCGAAGTTGTTTGGCTGCCACAACACGGCCGCCAAGGCGACTTCGAGCGCCATCCCGCTGCACGCCTCGTGGGATCTCTACGCTGATGATCACCAAGGTAGCAGCAATACTGCGTCCCATAGCTcccccagcagcaccatgTCCTTCGAGCCTATCTTCGTCTCGAACGTCAGTGATGTGGAGAGCTTCTGGCGGCTATGGCGATACCTACCGACACCCTCGGCACTGCCGACTGTCTACACGTACTCGTGGTTCCGCAAATACATCAAGCCCGAGTGGGAGCACCCGCGCAATAAGAAGGGTGGCACCATCACTATTGTTGTCTTCGACCGCGACCGCTCCGGCTTGAGCGACAAGCAGGTTCTGGATGACGTCTTCATGGCTATGCTCGTCGGTGCCGTCGGCGAGAGCTTCCATGAGTGCAGCACGACGTTGAACGGTGTTATGCTGAAGGTGCGGTCCAACAAGCCCGTCACGCTACAGCTCTGGACGGCGCACTCGGAGGTGGGAAAGCTGAGGGCCTTCGCGAACAGCGTCCGTGATGCGCTCAGCAAAATTATGGGCGCGAAGACGCTGCAGAAGCTAGAGTACTACTCCCACCATCAAAAGCACGCCGCGGAGAATAGCCTCGCCGCCCGCATGAAGGGCAAGACAAAGATTTCGCCTGATCACACGTTCTAG